From Oryza brachyantha chromosome 9, ObraRS2, whole genome shotgun sequence, a single genomic window includes:
- the LOC121055285 gene encoding uncharacterized protein LOC121055285 — translation MDPSSSSRRRSYSCEESCFHGAHWRPPSHSHSARCLCVYIALSVIFFVLVAAVLLVVVFVARLKKPTFLLQSVQMDRSFSLRSLSSSASLATTAAANGTGGGGGANVSGTACSVASLVFAAQNPNGIGIRYGAAALGVAYANEPVGAVGVPEFYQPPRSGNVTVVMHAVFSQSDVSRLVVGELSAQRRYMEIRIAGSIDARTHVMNFPLPKIQFSIDCTIGTNYTDIVLREGIESVITRKALLVSELPHLSQKCSIKIDIRSRGKKRASLDELGC, via the exons ATGGAtcctagcagcagcagcaggagaagAAGTTACAGCTGCGAGGAGAGCTGCTTCCATGGCGCCCACTGGCGGCCTCCGTCTCACTCTCACTCCGCCAGATGCCTCTGCGTCTACATCGCGCTGTCCGTCATCTTCTTCGTGCTCGTCGCGGCCGTGCTGCTAGTCGTCGTGTTCGTCGCGAGGCTCAAGAAGCCGACCTTCCTGCTGCAGTCCGTGCAGATGGACAGGTCGTTCAGCCTCCggtcgctgtcgtcgtcggcgtcgctggcaacaacggcggcggcgaacggcaccggcggcggcggcggcgcgaacgTTAGCGGGACGGCGTGCTCGGTGGCGTCGCTGGTGTTCGCGGCGCAGAACCCCAACGGCATCGGGATCAGgtacggcgcggcggcgctcggcgtcGCGTACGCGAACGAGCCGGTCGGCGCCGTGGGCGTGCCGGAGTTCTACCAGCCGCCGCGGAGCGGCAACGTGACGGTGGTCATGCACGCCGTGTTCTCGCAGTCCGACGTGAGccggctcgtcgtcggcgagctcTCGGCGCAGCGCCGGTACATGGAGATACGGATCGCCGGGAGCATCGACGCGCGCACGCACGTCATGAACTTCCCTCTGCCTAAAATTCAG TTCTCGATTGACTGTACAATAGGAACTAACTACACCGACATAGTACTACGCGAAGGGATCGAGTCTGTAATTACACGCAAG GCTCTCCTCGTATCTGAACTGCCTCACTTATCACAAAAGTGCTCCATCAAGATCGACATAAGGTCAAGAGGGAAGAAGAGAGCAAGTCTTGACGAGTTAGGATGCTGA